Within Plasmodium vinckei vinckei genome assembly, chromosome: PVVCY_12, the genomic segment AAGCCAAACAATAAGGGGGATTTAAGAGAAACAAATTGAAATGATAACACATTAGATACTCAATTTAGAAGGGATAATAAACTATGATGAAttaattatgtattttgACGCATGATTAGTGATTAAATTATAGTTTTTtgtcttatttttatcttttttcgttttgtttttcttaTAACCCTtccaaatatttatgtttgaGACATAAACGTGGcttaattatatttgacAAAAGTTTCGCAaacttaataaaaaagttaagGGCGTAGTGATATGGTAGTAGTATTACGACTTATATATCACTAGTTACCCTAAACTTATTATTATGCTAacgataaatatatagtgaTATCAACACATCCCATATATAGAAAGCATACATATACATTCCccttattataataaacacATTTGTAGGCGAAATAGGAACTAACCCACGATGGAATAAAGCCAAAAAAGTTTTCAAACTAATTGGAAATGAAATgagaaataatatttatgtttatttactaagcatattatatttatgtgtcTGTGTAATGAATAAAGTTTTTGCAAAAAGAATCATGAATAGAATGGGAAATTATAGTTTTGTTACTTCAGAAGTACAAAACAGTATTTGTATTGTAATTTTCCattcaatttattttttttaccgTAAATCATTAACCGAATCTGAATCTAGTAATGGAAACCCAAAAAGAAATACGTTGGCGTTTTTccttatatcattattagaTGCCGCCACAGTTATAATTGGCATGATTGGTATGTTAATTTTATCCTGAAAATCACATATTAAGCTTTAAAATAACACATGGCCTCTActcacatatatatatgatatacaCACCCTTATGATTCTTCTCCTTTTTAAGGGCTCACAAGAACAACGGGAAACATTcaatcatttattttgcaAATGAATATTCCAAtcaatatgtatttttgtttCATCTTCCTTGGATATAGGTAAAAAAtcgaaattaaaaaatggcaAGCATtacatgtatatttataacaaCAAATTTTGTCCGTGCtaaaatttatacattttactactatcctttttttttctactcTTAGATATCACTTATTTAACTATTTGGGAGCTTCCATTATACTTATTACTATAGCCATTGTAGAAATTGTTTTATCTTTTGAAACCCAACGTGACaattcaattatttttaacttaATTATGATTTGCTCCTTAATTGTAAGCTtactaatataataatcaaTGAACAGATTGCAAATTTATATTCGTTCCTTtcactttttattaatattttttatttttcaattttcattttatagCCTTTAAGTTTTTCAAACATGACCAAGGAagtttatttcaaaaaacacaaaataaatatcataAAATTGAATGTAAGCAATATGCCAAAATTGACAtgcgaaaaaaatagtgaaaTTACGATAGGAAAATTTATCAAACTTATTGCACCGCTAATAATCATACTAtgttaaaattttcataacaatttttaatttattatttttattaggCTATGGTTGCTTTGTTTCAACTTTTTACTTCCCTTTTAGTTTTACCAGtctataatatttcatttttgaaAGAAAGTaatgcaaataaaatttcagtttatttgaaaaataataataccatttttttagttaGATTATTGTTTAcaaaattgttatttttcattttttcactttttagTTTATATGCCATTCTCTGAATTGGGCCCAAACATTAATGACGgtataaaatgtttattttatggaCAAAACACAATCGTTGAGGTAGgacataattttatactCTCAAGATGAAAttcacatatatttattcgtttgatgttttataatatacttaTACAATCATGTTTATTACTAATTTTGtgtattctttttttttacagaATTGTGGTGTTGGCATGCTTAAAATGTGTGACAACTGTGAAGGAGCATGggtaattaattttaatcaaaaaaataaaacaaaatagtgaataaaatataatattcaacaaaattatctaattttttttatatctttttcaGAAAACCTTTTTAACATATTcctttttcaatatatgtGACAACTTACTTGCTTGCTTTgtaagacaaaaaaaatgaaaaaaaaatgcagataatatatcataatttatatcaaaaaatatataaaattattattatttttttttctttttagaTCATTGATAAATTTTCAACAATGACATACACCATTGTTAGTTGTATACAAGGACCAGCCATAACAATAGCTTATTACTTTAAATTTCTTGcggtaaaatattttataacttaaaaaaattcgaAATAGTTTTCCcctttttttactttatcattataatatatgctttTTTCCCTGTTTATATAGGGCGATGTTGTAAGAGAACCAAGACTATTGGATTTCATGACCTTGGTAAggaatatgaaataaaattttttaataattttgtatatagcTAGTAAtagtttcttttttaatataatttttttttttttcttacaGATTGGCTACTTATTTGGAACAATAATTTACAGAATTGGAAATATCATATTAGAAAGttagttttaaaaatagttaaataaaagtggaaaattgtatttatacatatctTGTGTCTACATATGTTATGTGTAAAactcattaatatttttttatttttttttaacgcAGAGagaaaaatgttaaaagCAGAAAACACCGATGGAAACGAACCAGAATTAACCTCTATAGAAACATCAACAGCATAATAGATATGATaagtttattaaatatttttttttaaatgccACATAAAGTTACAAAGAAGAGTatgttaataattaaatatatgtattttttgaatcgaactattttacatttattcataaatatttatattttataaaatttatgtgtttttttttttcttttatgaaaattatatgttagattttgaatatttgcatatatggctttttaatacatattttgtaaatattaacTTTTGCTgatattttgttattatatacaaattcgACCGTTTGCTCTTTTTGtgattttttcattttttaaaaaaatatttgtctgaattaacttatttttctatatgcttttatattattcattaaaaaatcagATTACCAaagattttttaattttaatcatattttgtaagagaaaagaaataaaaataaaaaagttttttttaaatgtgcACACAAGGttcttaaatttttttatttttctttcggatatatataattatgtatgTGTGGacatacaaaaaaagaccgaaaaaatataaatgtataaaaattattattctatttttttatatttttttttgtcttatATCCTTATTTGTTCATGTATAGAACATTTTCGTTGTTTAGAAGGTAttacaattatattttttttgtttttttattattttaataaaatataatcaaGATTTTAACTcctaattaaaaaaatataagaagTCTTGTGCTAAgatttttgaaatatctTTCGccatatatttcataaatccttcttttttacaatatttcatttctctttcttttaattatgtgtatatcatcatttttttttaatgaataatttgtttaaaaacaaaatcgGTGTTTTAAATTGAGGGGAAACAAtgcttttttcatttattatatctaaCCACGTTATATTAAGCATGCCTATGTATGGCCTACATTTTCAATCcaataaaaatgcatacCTATCTgctaatattataaaaaagttcAAGTAAAATATAGCAAAATTCAaagcatataaatttattcgaaagtttatataattatgtaagcatttaaaaaattataaaaaggtttgcaaaaaaataaaaaatatttttcacaaTATGCTCA encodes:
- a CDS encoding chloroquine resistance transporter, putative, translated to MTVMKKGKNKKKNVKNDDRYKELDSLISSESEIGTNPRWNKAKKVFKLIGNEMRNNIYVYLLSILYLCVCVMNKVFAKRIMNRMGNYSFVTSEVQNSICIVIFHSIYFFYRKSLTESESSNGNPKRNTLAFFLISLLDAATVIIGMIGLTRTTGNIQSFILQMNIPINMYFCFIFLGYRYHLFNYLGASIILITIAIVEIVLSFETQRDNSIIFNLIMICSLIPLSFSNMTKEVYFKKHKINIIKLNAMVALFQLFTSLLVLPVYNISFLKEIYMPFSELGPNINDGIKCLFYGQNTIVENCGVGMLKMCDNCEGAWKTFLTYSFFNICDNLLACFIIDKFSTMTYTIVSCIQGPAITIAYYFKFLAGDVVREPRLLDFMTLIGYLFGTIIYRIGNIILEKRKMLKAENTDGNEPELTSIETSTA